In Acidiphilium acidophilum, one genomic interval encodes:
- a CDS encoding polysaccharide biosynthesis protein has product MRFGRSQFRIAVNFALDGLLAALAVVAAGWLADPAHPIPNPMVLPLAGTASIWLIGVPFGLARQHWRFTALPDLIAIASIAVLAAGLIVLLLVGVGAALPSASFPVLLMLTFALGLTAPRLLYRIARAPRETADEDAEPALLLGDGEAAELFLAALARAGNRKLRMVGLLSISGRETGRRIHNVPILGTVATLDAVLDRLAATEQPPALLIVASGEIIGEGLRQVMTIAEARGLRLARAPSPTALAPTIAGEASLRPIAIEDLLNRPQVSLDREGMARLIQGRRVLVTGAGGSIGSELVRQVAGFGPDTLILLDSSEFALWQIDLEISETFPALRRRALIADVRDRARIVQVCDEVRPELVFHAAALKHVPIVEANPLEGIATNTLGTRNVADAARAAGAGLMVLISTDKAVNPSSVMGASKRLAEMYAQGLDVAGRQRASMKIVTVRFGNVLGSTGSVVPLFRRQLARGGPLTVTHPDMRRYFMTVREAVALVLQASVVGASGAALPVEGGGIFVLDMGEPVKIVDLARQMIRLAGLRPDVDVAVQFTGLRPGEKLFEELFHGAEKPIETGYPGLLMAAPRVADAAIIGRALDEAGAIVDRGDAAQGVALLARLIPEFSPDQRRAIN; this is encoded by the coding sequence ATGAGGTTTGGGCGCAGCCAGTTTCGCATCGCGGTGAATTTCGCTCTCGACGGGTTGCTCGCCGCCCTCGCGGTGGTCGCCGCCGGGTGGCTGGCCGATCCGGCGCATCCGATCCCCAATCCGATGGTCCTGCCGCTGGCCGGGACCGCTTCGATCTGGTTGATCGGGGTGCCGTTCGGGCTGGCGCGGCAGCATTGGCGGTTCACCGCCTTGCCGGATCTGATCGCGATTGCCTCGATCGCCGTGCTTGCCGCCGGGTTGATCGTGCTGCTGCTGGTGGGCGTCGGCGCGGCGCTGCCCTCGGCGAGTTTTCCGGTCCTGCTGATGCTGACCTTCGCGCTCGGGCTGACGGCGCCGCGCCTGTTGTACCGGATTGCCCGCGCGCCGCGCGAGACCGCCGATGAAGATGCCGAACCGGCCCTGCTGCTCGGGGATGGCGAGGCGGCGGAACTGTTTCTTGCGGCGCTGGCCCGGGCGGGCAACCGCAAGCTGCGGATGGTGGGGCTGCTGTCGATCTCGGGGCGGGAGACCGGGCGGCGGATTCACAACGTGCCGATCCTCGGGACCGTGGCGACGCTCGATGCCGTGCTGGATCGGCTGGCCGCGACCGAACAGCCGCCGGCGCTGCTGATCGTGGCGAGTGGCGAGATTATCGGGGAGGGGTTGCGGCAGGTCATGACGATCGCCGAGGCGCGTGGGCTGCGGCTCGCGCGGGCCCCCAGCCCGACCGCGCTGGCGCCGACGATTGCCGGCGAGGCTTCGCTCCGGCCCATCGCGATCGAGGATCTGCTCAATCGTCCCCAGGTGTCGCTCGACCGGGAGGGGATGGCCCGGCTGATCCAGGGGCGGCGGGTGCTGGTGACCGGGGCGGGCGGGTCGATCGGGTCGGAACTGGTGCGCCAGGTTGCCGGGTTCGGACCGGATACGCTGATCCTGCTCGATTCGAGCGAATTCGCGCTGTGGCAGATCGATCTCGAAATCTCGGAGACGTTTCCCGCCCTGCGGCGGCGTGCGTTGATCGCGGATGTGCGGGACCGGGCGCGGATCGTGCAGGTGTGCGATGAAGTGCGGCCCGAACTGGTGTTTCACGCCGCGGCATTGAAACATGTGCCGATCGTCGAGGCCAATCCGCTCGAAGGCATTGCCACCAACACGCTCGGCACCCGCAATGTGGCGGATGCCGCGCGGGCGGCGGGGGCCGGGCTTATGGTGCTGATTTCGACCGACAAGGCGGTGAACCCCTCATCGGTCATGGGGGCTTCGAAGCGCCTCGCCGAGATGTATGCGCAGGGGCTGGATGTCGCGGGGCGGCAGCGTGCGTCGATGAAGATCGTGACGGTGCGGTTCGGCAACGTGCTCGGCTCGACCGGTTCGGTGGTGCCGCTGTTCCGCCGTCAGCTTGCGCGGGGTGGGCCGCTGACCGTGACCCATCCGGATATGCGGCGGTATTTCATGACAGTGCGCGAAGCGGTCGCTCTGGTGTTGCAGGCATCGGTGGTCGGCGCGTCGGGGGCGGCGCTGCCGGTCGAGGGGGGCGGGATTTTCGTGCTCGACATGGGCGAGCCGGTCAAGATCGTGGATCTGGCGCGGCAGATGATCCGCCTTGCCGGGCTGCGGCCGGATGTCGATGTCGCGGTGCAGTTCACCGGGTTGCGGCCGGGTGAGAAATTGTTCGAGGAGTTGTTCCACGGCGCCGAGAAGCCGATCGAGACCGGGTATCCAGGTTTGTTGATGGCCGCACCCCGGGTGGCGGATGCCGCGATCATCGGGCGGGCGCTCGATGAGGCCGGGGCGATCGTCGATCGGGGCGATGCGGCGCAGGGTGTCGCGCTGCTCGCGCGGCTGATCCCCGAATTCAGCCCGGACCAGCGCCGCGCGATCAATTAG
- the rpsB gene encoding 30S ribosomal protein S2, producing the protein MAMPEVSLRQLLESGVHFGHNTRRWNPRMAPYLFGVRNQVHIIDLQQTVPMLERALREVRNVAAGGGRVLFVGTKRAAADHVAEAATRCGQYYVNHRWLGGMLTNWKTITNSIRKLRQMEDTVSGEAQGLTKKEILNLSREKEKLERALGGIKEMGGLPDILFIIDTNKEKLAVEEANKLGIPVIAVLDSNSDPEGVTYPIPGNDDAIRAITMYCDLIAGAVLDGISAEMAGSGVDLGALEELPPDAALDEDAEVHA; encoded by the coding sequence ATGGCGATGCCAGAGGTTTCACTGCGTCAACTGCTCGAATCGGGCGTGCATTTCGGTCATAACACCAGGCGGTGGAATCCGCGGATGGCGCCGTATCTGTTCGGGGTTCGCAATCAGGTTCACATTATCGATCTGCAGCAGACCGTGCCGATGCTGGAGCGGGCGTTGCGGGAAGTGCGCAATGTCGCGGCTGGCGGCGGGCGGGTTCTGTTCGTCGGCACCAAGCGGGCGGCGGCGGATCATGTCGCCGAGGCGGCGACGCGGTGCGGGCAGTATTACGTCAATCACCGCTGGCTCGGCGGGATGCTGACCAATTGGAAGACCATCACCAATTCGATCCGCAAGCTGCGCCAGATGGAAGACACCGTGAGCGGTGAGGCCCAGGGGCTGACCAAGAAGGAAATCCTGAACCTGTCGCGCGAGAAGGAAAAGCTGGAACGCGCGCTCGGCGGGATCAAGGAAATGGGCGGGCTGCCGGATATTCTGTTCATCATCGACACCAACAAGGAGAAGCTGGCGGTCGAGGAAGCGAACAAGCTCGGGATTCCGGTGATTGCAGTGCTGGATTCCAATTCCGACCCCGAGGGCGTGACCTATCCGATTCCGGGCAATGACGATGCGATCCGCGCGATCACGATGTATTGCGACCTGATCGCGGGCGCGGTGCTCGATGGGATCAGCGCCGAAATGGCCGGTTCGGGGGTCGATCTCGGGGCGCTCGAAGAGCTGCCGCCGGATGCCGCGCTCGATGAGGATGCCGAAGTTCACGCCTGA
- the tsf gene encoding translation elongation factor Ts, which translates to MAEVTGAMVKDLRDKTGAGMMDCKKALVEAGGDMEAAVDWLRKKGLAAAAKKSGRVAAEGLVGVAHEGNKAAMVEVNAETDFVARNDAFQAFVETAARLALGVGEDVETLKAATYPGTSHSVAEELTHLIATVGENMTIRRVAVIEVSNGAAASYVHGALKPGLGKIGVLVALEGKAEEALAALGRQIGMHIAATRPDAISAADVDPAAVARERAIFADQARAEGKPDAIIEKMVEGRVRKYFADVVLLEQVWVHDGESKVQKIVHNAGAEVTRFVRFTLGEGIEKETTDFAAEVAAAAGV; encoded by the coding sequence ATGGCCGAAGTAACGGGCGCGATGGTGAAGGATCTGCGCGACAAGACCGGCGCGGGGATGATGGATTGCAAGAAGGCGCTGGTCGAGGCCGGTGGCGACATGGAAGCCGCGGTGGACTGGCTGCGCAAGAAGGGTCTGGCGGCGGCGGCGAAGAAGTCGGGCCGGGTTGCGGCCGAAGGTCTGGTGGGCGTTGCGCATGAGGGCAACAAGGCGGCGATGGTCGAGGTGAATGCCGAGACCGATTTCGTCGCGCGCAACGATGCGTTCCAGGCTTTCGTCGAGACGGCGGCCAGGCTCGCGCTCGGCGTGGGCGAGGATGTCGAGACGCTGAAGGCGGCGACCTATCCGGGGACGTCGCATTCGGTGGCCGAGGAACTGACGCATCTGATCGCGACGGTGGGCGAGAACATGACGATCCGCCGGGTTGCGGTGATCGAAGTTTCGAACGGCGCGGCGGCTTCGTATGTGCATGGGGCGCTGAAGCCCGGTTTGGGCAAGATCGGCGTGCTTGTCGCGCTGGAGGGCAAGGCCGAAGAGGCACTTGCGGCGCTGGGGCGGCAGATCGGGATGCATATCGCGGCGACGCGGCCCGATGCGATCAGCGCGGCGGATGTCGATCCGGCGGCGGTGGCGCGGGAGCGGGCGATTTTCGCCGATCAGGCGCGGGCCGAAGGCAAGCCGGATGCGATCATCGAAAAAATGGTCGAGGGGCGGGTTCGCAAGTATTTCGCCGATGTCGTGCTGCTCGAACAGGTCTGGGTGCATGACGGTGAAAGCAAGGTGCAGAAGATCGTGCATAATGCCGGGGCCGAAGTGACGCGGTTTGTGCGGTTCACGCTCGGCGAGGGCATCGAGAAGGAAACCACCGATTTCGCAGCCGAAGTTGCGGCGGCGGCGGGGGTCTGA